A segment of the Pseudobdellovibrionaceae bacterium genome:
ATCGACCTCGTACTCTTCGGCGTCTGTGAACGCAGTGAGTTTTTTGCCTGCCACAAGATAGGAGCCATCAGTGAGTTTGGTGTTCACAAGAGCCGCAGGACCATGACAAATGGCAGAAACAATGCCGCCTCCCTCGTAAATATCACGAGTGAGGATTTGAATATCTGGAGAATCAGGAAAGTCCCACATGGTTCCATGTCCACCAGCGAAATGAATGATCTTATAGTCGCTGGCTTTAGTGTCTCTTACTTTTTTGGTCTCTTTTATGGCCTGCATGAGAGACGCATCATCTAAAAATTTTTTATTTAATGGATCTTCAGGCTTGTTACTGGTCGGGTCCATGGGGGCTTCGCCACCTTTGGGGGAGGCAAAATCAATTTCAAAACCTGCTTCTTTTAATGGATAGTAGATGTGAGACACTTCTGATAAGTACCAACCCGTGGGTTTTCCTGTGTCACCAAGTTGCCCATGATTAGTCACTACGATGAGAGCTTTGGGGGCTGGTGGTGGAACTGCTTTTTTCTTAAAGCATCCTGTTTGTGTCAAAATCAAAGCCAAGGTTAAACCGATGGTATACAGAGTTTTGAATAAGTGATTTGGCATAAACATCCCTCCTTGATATGTTATTTGCAACGTATAATTCTATTATAGGTTGTATCTTCAAGACCTAAAGTCTTTAGATTTTTGCTTTATACAGTACATTATTCTACTGATGATCTAAGTGAATGCAAAGTGAAAAAAGCCAGACGAAATCTTGGCTTTTGTTTGGGGTTGTGCCAAAAGAGAGTCTCTAGAAATAAAATTCCTAAATATAAAATCCTTGGGGGAGGAGATATGAATTTTTTAATTAAATCTATAATCGCAACAGGTCTAGTATGTAGCGCCAAAGTCAGTTTTGCAGCTCCGAATGATCACTGTGCACCCTATGCTCATGATTCAGAGGTGATCAGTGTTATTGAGATTCTGGCACCCATGTTATCCTACGAGTACCATGAGCTGTGTGAATCAGAACGAGTGATGGCGATTTACCCTACACGAGTCAACGTGTACAACCAAGAGAAAGACGAATACCAAGAGCACATCTCGATCACACTTCATTACAACGAGTACTCTTGCGAGTATCGGTACAATATGGTGGAACTGCGTTGGGGTAAAAAGCAGTGCTA
Coding sequences within it:
- a CDS encoding type 1 glutamine amidotransferase domain-containing protein — its product is MPNHLFKTLYTIGLTLALILTQTGCFKKKAVPPPAPKALIVVTNHGQLGDTGKPTGWYLSEVSHIYYPLKEAGFEIDFASPKGGEAPMDPTSNKPEDPLNKKFLDDASLMQAIKETKKVRDTKASDYKIIHFAGGHGTMWDFPDSPDIQILTRDIYEGGGIVSAICHGPAALVNTKLTDGSYLVAGKKLTAFTDAEEYEVDLHMVVPNMLETQLRLKDAEFDSALPWEDHVVVSGRLITGQNPQSGHSLAKKLVEAYKTLKAEEEAAAKAAAEAQKDKK